The segment TGAAAATAAAGAAGATGTGTTAGGTTCCATTGACATGTTAAAGGATGTCATAGAAAGCGTTATCCAGTTTTCATATTGAATTTCTACAGTACAAGGCCACTCTTGTACTGTTTTATTTTGAATAATTGGTAAGTATTATTGACAATATGTTAATTATACTTTACATTTAGTATATAAAAGTTAACAAAAAGGAGAAGTATATGCTTTGTAATCGGGTGAAAGAATTAAGGGCTCGTCACGGGTTTTCCCAGTCTGATTTGGGCAGCTTGGTGGGTGTAACTAGGCAAACAATAGGCTTTATTGAAAAAGGGGAATTTTCGCCTTCCATTGCTTTAACTTTAAGGCTTGCCAAGCATCTGAAAGTAAAAGTAGATGAGTTATTTTGGTTAGAAGGAGAGGATGAGGAGAATGAATAATGATTTAAGGATTCAGCTTCCACTTTGGACAATCGCATTTTGCATTCTATTGATGCCACTGACTTTTAGTCTTGTGCAGTTGTTTGATTTAATGATTCATAATTCTGATGCTTTTTTCGTTATGAATGGCACAGAGACTTTCTTTAATTGGGGTTTAATGTCCATCCAATTATTCACGGTTAGTAGCTTATTACTTATCTCTTTCTATATTGCATTTTATCGGAGATATAGAAAACATAATGAAAACAACCCTAAAGAAAAACTTTACCTATTTCTTTTTTATCGACCAGGTGAGTTATTGGAAGATGATGAAATGCTTCAACAGGTGTCCAAAAATGCCACAAAAAAGGTCTACATACTTTATGCAAATGCACTTCCGTTGCTTGCACTTCTGATGGTATTCCCTTTTCATCGTTTTGTCTTCATCATGGGGATCTTGCTGGTCATTATCATTCAGAACCTTATTTTTTACAGTGAGACCCGCCAATACTTCTCTGGCAACTATTCATTCGGCAATAAAGTTAAAAAGCCAGACCGTGACCTCTCCAAAGCGAATAAGAGCGTTATACGGGGAATCGCGATTGTAAGTCTTATCATAATAGCTCTATCTGTAGGAAGGCTTGCTCAAATCCATTCTAATTCACAAAGTATCCTTCCTCAGATGGAAGCTTGTATGGACGAGGGTGGTACAGCACTTATAGAGAGTGGCAGTTTATGGAGCCTTACGAAGTTCACATGCAAATAGGCATTGCTTTGCGCAATGCCTCAGACTGTTGACAAACTATAAACTAGTTAGGTTATCTGTTGGAAGAGTTGATCTTCGTTGCAGGAGCTTCGCTTTCCGCGGGCGGTCCGGGAGCCTCCTCGGGCTAACGCCCTGCGGGGTCTCCCATGTCCCTTCCTCCCGCAGGAGTCTTCGCTCCTTCCACTGCGATCAACTAGAGAATTTCATTATTTTAAGCTTTGTCTACACACTGAGGCATTGCTTTGCGCAATGCCTTATTTTCTTTCCAAAATGCTTTTGATTTGGTCTGTATACATCCTATCTAATCCTTCCGTTGTGTAATGGAAATTCTCCATACTTGATACTTTAGTAATCCCCATTTCTACTAGGCGGGCATCGAGTTTATTCAGAACAAAGGTTGGATGTTCACCATTGCTGTCATAACTGCCGGCTTCATCATTCAAATCTATCTTTCTTCCATCAATGAACTCAACTTTGTAATAAAAATCACCTTTATTATGGGTAAAAGGAAGATAAAACCTATCCCCACGAACGCCAGCATCTATTTTCACCACATCATTAAAGTCATACTTCTTGCCTTGTGGATATAGGAAGGAATGGTCTATGATATTCTGATGCGTTATTACGGTGACAGAGGAAAATATAATATAAAAACCAAGAATATTAGTTACGATGAAGCCGATCCATAAAGCCCTACGCTTTCTAGTGATTGGAGTCTTCTCCCTCTCCCAATATTTTCTAAAGAAAAAATAGAAGAATAGGAGAAATAGATAAAGGACAATAATAATGATAAATCTAGAGTATGGATAGTTGAAAATCCATAACACATAGTCATCAGGTACAAATATCTTATACTGAAGATATCCTATAAAGATAAATATAGAAAAACTTAAAATTAGGACCAATAAAGTACCTAATATGTAAACTAAAACTCTCCCTGCTACTTTCAAATCGATCAAATCCCCATTCCAAAAAACTATCTGATTTCTTTATGTTTCAGTCACCTTCAAGTAATAAAGGAATCAATGAAATTTGCCAACGCCTGAATCCCTCGATGAAACTGAAAGGAACCTGCCACAATAATACAAGACATACCAATTCCACTGATTAACCCCGTAACGGATCGGAGGAAATTGTTGCTTACCCGCCAACCACGTAGCTGAGTATATCCATCAACTACCATTGGAAAGTTCAAAAGAACACCAAGTACTAGCAATTTCAAAAATGCTATGTCTGCTGCCATCCATAGCAATGGAACCACAGCAAGGTAACCTAGCAATATCGACATACACCTGTAGCACATTGGGAACTGCCTGCCCCCTATGACAAGCGAGCGTTCTTTTTTTCTATGACAAGGAAAAAAACGTAAGGTTATAATAGCATGTAAATATTCATTCATTTGTTATTCCCCTTAATTAAATGGATTGCAATCACAGTCTGTGCAATCCAACCCATTTGACTCCCCTGAAGACCTCTCTGAAGATCTCGGAAGTGGCATATGACAATAGAAACAATCCCAAATCCCGCCACTTGTATTTTTCTTTTTCCTATCCTGTCTTTTCATATAGTAATGGATGCTTGCAAACAATCCAATTATACTTAAAATTAGAAAGATAATGCTAGCGACCAGCTCTGATGTTGAACTGGACACAATAATCCCATAAATACTACCTATGGAAGTGATACTGAATAAAGCCCATAAAATAAAAATCATATGCAACCCTCTTTTAGTTGTTAATTAATTGATAAAATACCCTTTCCTCCACTCCATACAATTCTTTCCTCATGATGAAAATCCTGCTTCCCCTTGTCGAATATGTATCTTTTTTCCTATTATTTTGTGAGAGTCTCCACGTCCTTCCGCTCATTTTACGAAAATCTATTCTGAAAGCGTTCCCTTTTCCGATAGAATAGATGGGGAGATATCTCCTATTTAAATACAAAAAGGAGTGTTGAAATGAGAAGGTTGGTGGTCATATTGTTAGTAGCATTACTAGTTGTTCCAGTTTCAGTTAATGCAGGCACGATTGGTGGAAAAGACAATCCTGGGGGTGTACCTGGCCAATGGTATGTGGGTGATACACCAAGTAACGTTGATCCGAACAAACCGGTTCTTGTATTCGTCCACGGAATCAACAGTTCATCAAAGACTTGGTGGGAAAACAATAATATGTATCAGACAGCCCTGAACAATGGATATGAAACAGCATTCATCGATGTCCATCCAGATAAAAATATGTGGGATAACGGGGCCATCATCAACAATCGGATACGAGATATAGCCAACCATTTCAACCAAAAGAAGATTGTGATTGTCGCACACAGTAAAGGCGGCATTGATTCTCAGAACGCCCTTGTTCATTATGGAGCCCACCCTTATGTATCTAACCTCATCACTCTATCCACGCCTCATTATGGCTCACAGCTTGCAGACCTTGCTTACAGTGGCTGGGCAAGCTGGCTTTCAGGCATTCTAGGAAGTAAAAATGATGCAACCTACTCGCTTCAAACCGGTTATATGAACAGCTACAGACCTCAAATGGATAATCACATAAACCGTAATCGTAACAGAATCTATACACTCGCCGGAACCAGCTGGGGGAGCTTTGGATCTTCCCTTTATTGGGGCGGCCTATACTTAAGCTCATATGGTTCTAATGATGGTGCCGTCACCGTCAGCAACTCCCGCCTCAACTATAGTACAGAAGTAAGGGTAAGCAACTGGAATCATACGACAGTACGTGAAGGCGGTACATTCCAATACTTCCGTCCCTATTTGACGACTACACAAACAGCCGGCTTTGCACTTGGTGAGGCAGCCGCTACAGTCGAACCCATGGAAAAGGAACCAATTAATATTAGTGCACTTCATCGGGGTGGTCAATTCCAGACCGAAGTGAAACAAACCTTCACTGTAGAGGAAAATGTACAAAAAATTGACCTGGATTGGTTGAGTGACAAGCAGACAAAAGATATCGAAATTATCAGCCCATCAGGGAAAGTTTATAATAATTTCGTCCATTCGGTCGATCAGGAAATTTTCAAAGGTGGCCATCACCACACATTCCAGATTCCGTCACCTGAACAAGGTCAATGGACCGTAAAAGCCAAGAAAGATAAAGCCGCCTACTTGATGACAGTTGGATATCATACCGACTTAAATGAGGAAGTGGTCTTGGAAGATGACACATTAGAACTGAAAAATAAAGGACAAAAAGTTAAGAATATGAATGTAGATGTCAAAATCAATAAAGATGGAAAGGCTAAAGCAGACTTTGGGATGAAAGTTGTCAATAAAGGTAAGGTCGACCTAGACTTTAAAGAAGAAGGTGTCTACACCATCACTCTAGATGTGAAAGGTACCACGATAAACGGGAATCCGTTTGAACGGACCATTGTGAAATCCATTTATGTAGATAAAAACGGAAATAGATACTGAATTCAAGGAAGTGCTCACCCTTGAGGGATGAGCACTTTTGTTAATCTAGTTGTATTTTTCTATTAGAACGGATTAGGGAATATCCTATTAGCAAACTCGCAATAATTAGTTGTGAAAACATAAACGCTTTTGCCCCAGCAGTAGGAGACCCTATTAGAAATGTTGCACCAATCAATAGTAAAATTCCTAATGATACTACAAACATATACACGGATCTTTCCTGCCTAATTAATTTATGCCCTAAAGCTACTAATATATAAATAAAACTTACTAGCATGATAATGGGAAAGAGCGGTTTAAACTTAATGGAATATACAAAGTAGTCTAGTTGTGATATGTTTTCCCTTTCTACTTCCCCATTGTTCAACCATGAAGTGATAATTGCTGTGTGCTTCCATTCAAAAGTGTCATCTATCAACCCACTCCCCTCATACCAAGCAGCGAAAGTGGCGATGCTGAAAAACAAAAATGCCAGACCGAACGGAATAGTTTTTTTCATGCTCATAAATATCCCTACCTTTAAAATCCTTCTATTGAAGTAAACGATTCTAAAAGCAAAAAGGTTTCAATCGGTCCGTTTATTTATTTTCACATTAGGGAACTACTACAACATTGAGGAGGTTCACTCATGAATAAAACAATCATCTATGCTGCCGCCTTAATGGTCGTTGCTCTTATAGGGGCTGGTTTCTATAACGGTTATCAGGACAATAAGGAAACAACTGATTCGGATCAATCATCGAAAACAATGGTCACACTCGGTGACTCATTGACATATGGAGTCGGTGACAAGTCCGGTGAAGGATACGTAGAAAATTTAGAAAAACTGATCCAAGAAGAGAAAGGCACAAATGTAAAAGTGAGAAACTACGGCATACCCGGGCAAGAATCCGGCGGTGTTGTAAAACAAGTCAAACTTACTAACATTCAGAACGACATTCGCAACGCTGATTATATCATCCTCTTTATTGGCACCAATGATTTAATTCAAAGCAATGGCGGTGACTTAAATGTAATCAATGAAGAAAAGATCAAAGAAGGCGCGGTGGAATACGAGAAGAATATACAAGAAATTCTTAAGACGATTCGCCATGAAAATAAAGATGCTCCGATATTATTTCTAGGACTATACAATTCTTATCCAGATTCCGTTGAACATGAAAATATCATTGTCGAGTGGAATGAAAATAGCAAAAAGATAGTGGATGACTATGAGCGGATTAAATTTATTTCTACCAACGATCTTTTCAAGGAAAAATCAAAGGAGTACTTCAGTGATTCCTTGCATCCCAATGAAAAGGGATATGATTTGATGACTAAAAAGATAGTTAATGAATACGATTTTTAAAATTGAAAACGCTCAGGATTGAGCGTTTTCTTCCTTTAGTTACTGCCCAAAGATTTTAAGTAATCCCCAGCATATTCAATATTGAATACACCCCCTTCATGGGCTAATTGGTTTAGCAGATGAGCATGTCCAACTCCATATATGACCAATAGTCGATCACTTTCACAGACTAGACTTTTTATGTTTTTATAGATTAGTAAATTACGATAATACCAATAATTTGCGACCCATTTGGCACCAATTAGATCGTTATTCTCCCCTATTAACGCGATATCCATATATAATTGATGATTCTTCCTCACTTGTTGTGTTTCATTCAAAAAAATAAGATATTCCCCAATTGTTGAGGTACGAGCCTTTTCATTGGCTTCTGCTACCATTCTTTCTAGATTCATGAATAGCCGCCTAGACAATTTTGTTTCATGCGTTTGCATGTATTCGAATATATCTGGTACACCTACTTCTTCGTTCCAATCTACTGCGAATATGTTTGAATGACCTAATTCTTTTGCTAATTGGAATCCGAATTGATGGCGTTCATTAGCAGATATTTTAAAGTTTCCAGATATGTAATCTTGATACTCATTTGTTAGTTTCAATTGATACTTTAATGGATACTCCAACACTATTTTCGTAGGGGAAAATTCTTTCAAACAACTTATAACATTACATACCTCCACCTGTTTGCGTGGTGAGAAAATGTCCAACTCATCGGTTTTTGCATAATCTTGAACAGCAGACTTTTCAAAGTGATCTGTACCTAATATCATGAATGTTGGTTTATTGGACATCGCCTTACTCCTTTACTTTTCCCAATAATTATTTAAGACCTTTATCATTTTCCTGGAGTCATTTCAAAGTGTTCTTCCTTCAATTCAATAAGCGCGATACTTTCGTTTAGGCCCTTTATCTTTAACGCTAAACTCTCTACTCCAAATTTCTCAGTAAAAGTATGGCTTCCTACCAAAAGGTTTATGCCTGCAAACTGAGCATATTGAATAGAATATAAGCTTGCCTCTCCAGTTATGTAAGTATCGCATCCCTGTTCCAAAGCAAATTTAATATGATCTGTTGAATGGCCTGCACCAGTCAACACACCTACTTTCTTTACTTTATTCCCATGGTTTTTCCACGCTCTGACGGGTTCATTCAACTCCGTACTCATTTTCTCTACAAGAGTCTCAAAACTTTTACCTTCATTAAGCTCACCTATACCAGGCATACTAGAGTTCTTATACTCCGAAAATCGTATAATGTTATCAATTCCAATTCGATTCATCAATGAAGTGCATGTCCCAAAATCAATATAATCCAGGGGCCCATGGATCCAGAAATGGCTTATGTTATACTCTTTTAATCTCTTTGTACATTCATCTTTCAATCCATAAATGAAATCCCATGCGTCATGATGAGTAATGATTAAATCAACTTGAGCAGCTTTTGCCTGCTCTATTACTTCAATTGAAAGGTTGGTTGAATATCCAATCGTCTTTATCATGTTATTGGATGTGTTGGTAAATCCGTAATCATCATTGAATTCTTCTAACAATTCTCTAGGGAAAAGCTCATTGATAGTGGCATTGAATTTTGTGATGTTCATAATTCCCTCCTAAAGTATGCATAAATAAACTATTAGTCTATTGCTTTTAACAAAAGATTTAATTCCTTTTCAATTGAAGTTCCGTTATATTCTTTTGTTATTTCGAATGGCTTTTTATATAGACAGGCGTATTTCAATGCAAGAAAACCATCCATAGGGAACGTATAATTTTGCCACTCTTGCCGATAACCTAATATTCCACGCTGTTTAATCACTCTGTCTAACTCCTTCACTACACATAATACGAAATCATCAAAATTACATACAGTTTTCAATATTGTTCTTGGAAAATTCTTATTTTGAACTATTTCGGCAATGTAGTTTTGTTTTTCCGTTATAGTTATCTCTAACTCCTCAAAGTTACGCTTGAATTCCCACCCTAATAGGATTGGCCCCATATTCCAATCAATTCCCCCTTTTATATGATGAAAAGCTCCTTCTTTCCAACTTAATTTACATAGTGGATGAATCGATGCAAGATATGATAAAAAGTCTCCTAGAGCATCAGAATGAAAGGTAGGAGAAAATTCGAATTTCTTACCGTTAATTTCAAAAATACATGTTGCATTTCCGCTTTTGATATCTATGTATGAAAACTTCATATATCGCACCCCGTATTTTTATAATTTTACTTACCTTTCAATTATTTCAAACATTTGGAATTAACTCAATAAAAAAAAAGCAGGCTCAATCCATATAGAATCAAGCCTGCTCTTATTAGAATTCCAGCTCCTGCAACAATTTCTTTCTAGAGTAAAAGTAGTAGATTGATTGAATCGTTAAATAAACCCCTGAAACGCTCGCGAAATGCAGGAGAGAATGAAGATTTTCCATTATACCCCCAACATCCTGTGAAAAGGATAAGATATAGATAAACGCTATGGTGCATCCAAGAATTGGTGCAAAAAAGAATAATACACCCATTTCCTTTGATACAAATGTCTGCATTTCTTTTTTTGTAATGCCAATCTTAAACAACTTCTTGTATTTCGCTTTCTCCTCTTCTATATTAGAGAAAATAGTAAGATAAAGCAGGATGAAAGAGCCAAAGAAAAACAAGATACTGATGAACGAGGATACCAGAAACATGATTTTAGATGAAATTTTAATTACATTATATGCTGAGATTTTAGAGACTGGTTGAAAGATTTCTAGTTCGTCCTCTTCATAGAATGTTTCACGGACACTTTTAAAGGGAAGCGTGTTTTGACTCAGATTTTCCAGCGTGTTTTTCAACTCCTCCACCACAACTTCTGTTTGCTTCCAATCTTTGAAATTCAATAAATGCAAGGTGACTTCATCGCCTACTAAATCACTACTAAGCTCTTGGAACACCTTATCATGTACAACCAGCAACGAGTATGGCGTGATTCTATGAGAGTTCAATTGGTCGTTCATCACAAATTTTTTACGCTTAAATTGATAAGGGTTGTTTCCATCCATGAGTATAAGCCCATTTTCATACATACCCTCATCGTATACATACTTTGGATCCCTATTTATCCATTCAAGTAATTCATCCTCTGACAATATTTCTTCTGTATCCATAATGCGATTAAAGTCAGAGATTCCCATGAACGTAAAATCATAATAGGCATCTTCCCAGTATGGATCATCTTGATAGAAAATGAACATGTTCACTTTCTCGTAATCTTCAACAGGGTTTTCCGGTTTATCAACAATGTTGAACAATTCTTCTTTCGTTAGCGTATTCCTTGTTTCGGTCTCTGCGTAGAAGAGATCATATGGATTGGAGTTGATTGCCTGCCTTTCTCCTTCCGCACCGACAATCAACATCATGCTTGTGTAAAAGATCGTGACCATGCTCATGATGGTGATCAGGAGCATAATCGCCACCAACTGATTGAATTTGTACTCAAGATTGCTTAAAGCAAGCATCCTTTTGAAATAATAGGATTTATGCTTCTTCGCCTTTTTTATCAAGAAACTCATTCCTTGAGAAAGGACAATATAAAGGCTCATAAAAATTCCGAGTGTACTTAGAAGCAAATAGCCTCCTGCATCTCCTTGGGCTAAGGAAGGGATGGCAAACAATACAACACTGCCAATCAGCAGGATGACCCCGAGCAACCCAAAAACAGGACTCCTACCTTTGATCATATCTGCCACTTTATCACTTTTCAGATTGTGAGAAACGGTTCTCCTCAAGGTCAAGTATAGAGTGATAAAAACTGAAATCAGGAAGATAGCAAGATATGTCAAGATAGAATAAACGATCATTTCCTGTGAGAGATGGAATGGCACCTCTCCCAAGCCAGAGAATTTGATGAAAAGTAAGAATAGTAACCGTGAAAAAACCATCCCTGTCAAGATACCAGATACAATGGACGCAAAAGCAATCAGCGCATTTTCTACTAATAATAGTTTTGCGATATCCCTTTTGGACATGCCTAAAGTCATCAGGAGTGCGAATTCCTTTTTTCTTCTCCTAGTAAAAATACGGTGGGCATATGTAATAAAGAATACAGTGAAAAAGACAAGCGCTGCTCCAGGTATAGATAATGCATCCTTTATACTCTCACTCTCTTTGACCGCCACCACTGAATCATTAAAATAGATCGTGCTATACATAAAGAAGAAGAACACAGCAAAGCTGTTGCACAGATAATAGAATAGGTATTTCCCCTTGTTCCCTTTCGCCATCTTCCAAACCAGTTGATTAAATGTCATGGCTCCTACCTCCCAACACGGCAAGATTGTCCATAATCTGGTTCAAAAACTCCTTTCTGTCTCCTTTTCTGACAATATAGGAATCTATTTTTCCGTCTTTAATGAAAACAACCTTTCGGCAATAGCTAGCGGCGAATACATCATGTGTAACTACAACGACGGTCGTGGAGAGCTCTTTCACAATTTTCTCGAAACACTCCATGATGACTGTGGATGATTTCGAATCCAGGTTTCCGGTTGGTTCATCCGCAAAAATAATGGTAGGATCGTTCACCAGAGCACGACTAACGGCCGTCCTTTGTTGCTGCCCACCGGAAATGTTAAACGGGTATTTATCCAATATAGCGTCTATGCCAAACAACTCGGATAGTCCCTTCGCCTTCTCCTCCATTTCTGCCACTGATTTTTTCTCCAGCACCATCGGAACTAGTATATTTTCTTTCACAGTCAGACTATCTAGCAGGTTGAATTCTTGGAAAACAAACCCTAATTGTTTTCTTCTGAAAAGGGCTAATTCATCCCCGTTCATTTCACTGATTTCTCTTCCTGCAATCAATACTTCCCCAGATGTAGGTGCATCAATTCCACTCATCATATGAAGCAATGTCGTTTTTCCACTTCCAGACGGACCCATGATGGCGATGAATTCGCCCTTATTTATGGAAAGGTTTACGCCATCGATTGCAGTTGTTGCTCCTTCCGCACCGGCATCCCCATATATTTTCACTAATTTACTGGCTTCTAAGATTGTTTCCCCCATTGTATGGCCTCCTCACGCAACTTAAGATGCAAGTCACCTTCTATTTATATCTATATAGTACTAAGTGGCCGTTTTACCTACCATGGAACAATACGAAAAAAACCTTACACTTTTGTAAGGTATCTAATCGTGACTGTAGTCCCCTTGGAAGTTTCCGACTCAATTGAGATCCGATGATTGAGCCGGTCCGCGATTTTTTTACATAGGTACAGCCCTATACCTGATGAGTTCTCGTATTTCCTCCCGTTTTCCCCAGTGAAAAATGCTTCAAACACTCTTTCTAGATCATAGGACTCAATGCCAACCCCTTCATCTGTAATAACTAGTATGACATCGTCTTCTTCTATATCCACTTGAAATCTTATCTTTTTGCTTCCTTCTTTTCCGCTTGAGTATTTAATGGCATTGGAGATGATCTGATCTAGCATCGCTTCGTTCCATTTTTGGTCCGTAATGATGAAAACAGCTTGTTCCTCACTATCCAATACCGGGAAAACTGATTGATAGATAAATTCACTTTTTCGATTATTTATCACCTTACGCAAGGATGATAGAAGGTCGATTGACTTTATATCCAAATCATTTTCGAAGCTGTCCATCCTGATCATGGTCAATCCTTGTTCAATGGCAGTATGTAGTCGTTTATTTTCCAGTTGTAATTTATCAATAGCTTCCGAACTGCTTTTTGTATTCTTCTCATTCTGGATAATTAGGTCCATAACAGATACCGGTGTCTTCAAGTGGTGCATCCAGTGGGATAAGAAATACAGCCTTTCTCTATTCTTTTCGATCTGTTCATTCTTTTCCCTGGAATGTTCATGATTCATTTTCTTAATCCAATTATAAAAACCTTTTTGTTCTTCTGTATGCACCTTCATATCTGCATGCTGATTTGCGAGCTTCTTTTCTATCGCTTCATTTACCTGGTAATAACGGTAACCATCAATGAGAAGGTAGACAATTAGGAGAAATACCCCTACGGAAAAAGGATATAGTATTTCTGTATTAGCAGGCTCAATCAGATGGAAAAAGGTGATGACAGCAGCCATATTAAATATATAGAACGAAATGAGGAGACTTCTATCTTTGAAAAATCTCTTTAATATTCTATTATCCATTTGTTTTGCCTAACTCAGTAGGCACACTCAGCATATAGCCCACTCCTCTTTTGCTTGTGATGACCTTTGGGAGTCCAAGAGAAGAAAGCTTTTGCTTGATTCTAGTCATATTGACCGTCAATGTATTATCATCAACAAAGGTTAACGAGTCCCATACTTCTTCTATCAGTGTTTCTCTTGGAATATAGGCATTGTGTTGTTCCATTAATTTTTTCAACAATATGTATTCATTTTTACTAAGTTCTTCGCGCTTTTCACCAAAATGAGCTGCAAGGGTTTGACTGTTTATTTTCAATGAGCCTACAGCTAGACTGCCACTATCTTTTCCTGCGTATTCCCCGTAAACTCGTCTCATAGTTGCCTTTACTTTTGTATGTAATAAGTCAAAAGTGAAGGGTTTTGTTATATAGTCATCCGCTCCAAGTTCAATTGCCATGATTTGATCCATCTCGGTACTTCTCGCAGAAATGATGATGATAGGAACGGTTGATTGCTGCCTAATGCTCCTGCATAAAAAGTATCCATCATAGTATGGTAGATTAATATCTAATAAGACAAGGTCTGGCTGTGCTTTTACAAAACCCTCCATTATATGTTGAAAATCCGTTGGCTGGTATATCACATAACCGTATCGTGCTAAATGCCCTCCAACAAGTTCATTTAATTGCCTATCATCTTCAATAAGCATGATCTTATGCATGTCTTAAATCCCCTTTTATTTTGCCGAGCTGTTTTATGTATATTTTACCATATAAATTATCTTGGATTCATTCTCAATCGATGAATATATGTCACACCACAAAAATTCCCATTGGGAAAATAAAGGTTTATTTCTTGTATAATTTCAATCTTTTATTCTGAATTTTCCCAATATAAATTCTTTCTTTAATATGCTAAATTATTCTTGTGTTACCAATTGAGAGGAGATGAGCATGAGGATGAAGAAAAAGGGTCAATCAAAGAAAGTGTTTTTA is part of the Sutcliffiella sp. FSL R7-0096 genome and harbors:
- a CDS encoding GDSL-type esterase/lipase family protein, encoding MNKTIIYAAALMVVALIGAGFYNGYQDNKETTDSDQSSKTMVTLGDSLTYGVGDKSGEGYVENLEKLIQEEKGTNVKVRNYGIPGQESGGVVKQVKLTNIQNDIRNADYIILFIGTNDLIQSNGGDLNVINEEKIKEGAVEYEKNIQEILKTIRHENKDAPILFLGLYNSYPDSVEHENIIVEWNENSKKIVDDYERIKFISTNDLFKEKSKEYFSDSLHPNEKGYDLMTKKIVNEYDF
- a CDS encoding DUF2085 domain-containing protein, yielding MNEYLHAIITLRFFPCHRKKERSLVIGGRQFPMCYRCMSILLGYLAVVPLLWMAADIAFLKLLVLGVLLNFPMVVDGYTQLRGWRVSNNFLRSVTGLISGIGMSCIIVAGSFQFHRGIQALANFIDSFIT
- a CDS encoding ABC transporter ATP-binding protein, whose protein sequence is MGETILEASKLVKIYGDAGAEGATTAIDGVNLSINKGEFIAIMGPSGSGKTTLLHMMSGIDAPTSGEVLIAGREISEMNGDELALFRRKQLGFVFQEFNLLDSLTVKENILVPMVLEKKSVAEMEEKAKGLSELFGIDAILDKYPFNISGGQQQRTAVSRALVNDPTIIFADEPTGNLDSKSSTVIMECFEKIVKELSTTVVVVTHDVFAASYCRKVVFIKDGKIDSYIVRKGDRKEFLNQIMDNLAVLGGRSHDI
- a CDS encoding helix-turn-helix transcriptional regulator; this translates as MLCNRVKELRARHGFSQSDLGSLVGVTRQTIGFIEKGEFSPSIALTLRLAKHLKVKVDELFWLEGEDEENE
- a CDS encoding DUF4306 domain-containing protein, with amino-acid sequence MSMKKTIPFGLAFLFFSIATFAAWYEGSGLIDDTFEWKHTAIITSWLNNGEVERENISQLDYFVYSIKFKPLFPIIMLVSFIYILVALGHKLIRQERSVYMFVVSLGILLLIGATFLIGSPTAGAKAFMFSQLIIASLLIGYSLIRSNRKIQLD
- a CDS encoding ABC transporter permease, whose amino-acid sequence is MTFNQLVWKMAKGNKGKYLFYYLCNSFAVFFFFMYSTIYFNDSVVAVKESESIKDALSIPGAALVFFTVFFITYAHRIFTRRRKKEFALLMTLGMSKRDIAKLLLVENALIAFASIVSGILTGMVFSRLLFLLFIKFSGLGEVPFHLSQEMIVYSILTYLAIFLISVFITLYLTLRRTVSHNLKSDKVADMIKGRSPVFGLLGVILLIGSVVLFAIPSLAQGDAGGYLLLSTLGIFMSLYIVLSQGMSFLIKKAKKHKSYYFKRMLALSNLEYKFNQLVAIMLLITIMSMVTIFYTSMMLIVGAEGERQAINSNPYDLFYAETETRNTLTKEELFNIVDKPENPVEDYEKVNMFIFYQDDPYWEDAYYDFTFMGISDFNRIMDTEEILSEDELLEWINRDPKYVYDEGMYENGLILMDGNNPYQFKRKKFVMNDQLNSHRITPYSLLVVHDKVFQELSSDLVGDEVTLHLLNFKDWKQTEVVVEELKNTLENLSQNTLPFKSVRETFYEEDELEIFQPVSKISAYNVIKISSKIMFLVSSFISILFFFGSFILLYLTIFSNIEEEKAKYKKLFKIGITKKEMQTFVSKEMGVLFFFAPILGCTIAFIYILSFSQDVGGIMENLHSLLHFASVSGVYLTIQSIYYFYSRKKLLQELEF
- a CDS encoding DUF5694 domain-containing protein yields the protein MSNKPTFMILGTDHFEKSAVQDYAKTDELDIFSPRKQVEVCNVISCLKEFSPTKIVLEYPLKYQLKLTNEYQDYISGNFKISANERHQFGFQLAKELGHSNIFAVDWNEEVGVPDIFEYMQTHETKLSRRLFMNLERMVAEANEKARTSTIGEYLIFLNETQQVRKNHQLYMDIALIGENNDLIGAKWVANYWYYRNLLIYKNIKSLVCESDRLLVIYGVGHAHLLNQLAHEGGVFNIEYAGDYLKSLGSN
- a CDS encoding Nif3-like dinuclear metal center hexameric protein — protein: MNITKFNATINELFPRELLEEFNDDYGFTNTSNNMIKTIGYSTNLSIEVIEQAKAAQVDLIITHHDAWDFIYGLKDECTKRLKEYNISHFWIHGPLDYIDFGTCTSLMNRIGIDNIIRFSEYKNSSMPGIGELNEGKSFETLVEKMSTELNEPVRAWKNHGNKVKKVGVLTGAGHSTDHIKFALEQGCDTYITGEASLYSIQYAQFAGINLLVGSHTFTEKFGVESLALKIKGLNESIALIELKEEHFEMTPGK
- a CDS encoding sensor histidine kinase; the encoded protein is MDNRILKRFFKDRSLLISFYIFNMAAVITFFHLIEPANTEILYPFSVGVFLLIVYLLIDGYRYYQVNEAIEKKLANQHADMKVHTEEQKGFYNWIKKMNHEHSREKNEQIEKNRERLYFLSHWMHHLKTPVSVMDLIIQNEKNTKSSSEAIDKLQLENKRLHTAIEQGLTMIRMDSFENDLDIKSIDLLSSLRKVINNRKSEFIYQSVFPVLDSEEQAVFIITDQKWNEAMLDQIISNAIKYSSGKEGSKKIRFQVDIEEDDVILVITDEGVGIESYDLERVFEAFFTGENGRKYENSSGIGLYLCKKIADRLNHRISIESETSKGTTVTIRYLTKV